One window of Paenibacillus albicereus genomic DNA carries:
- a CDS encoding dipeptidase: protein MSYKTYFSSHREAQLEELMQWLRIPSISAISAHAEDVQTAASWLADTLRRGGLENVEIMPTGGHPVVYADYIHAPGKPTVLVYGHYDVQPVDPLNLWQTPPFEPQIREGKLYARGATDDKGQVFIHIKAIEAILREEGTLPVNLKLCLEGEEEIGSPHLPEFLETHKDKLSCDAVLVSDTSLLEPGRPAICTGLRGLCSMEVSVQTANTDLHSGTYGGAVPNALHALVELLASLHDADGRVAVDGFYEGVPELSPLMREEFAKQGVEEDKIRDSLGLDALYGEKGYTFVERVGARPTLELNGVYGGFQGEGTKTVIPKEAHAKITCRLVGEQDPQKTLDRIEKHLRDRVQSGARLNVKQIEQAFAFNIDPSHPILQKAADAYGRVYGTRALFTKDGGSIPIMAAFSRMLDAPVVLMGFGLDDENLHAPNEHFNLDNFDKGLLTVVEFLKSL from the coding sequence ATGTCTTATAAGACTTACTTCAGCTCCCATCGAGAAGCGCAGCTCGAGGAGCTGATGCAATGGCTGCGCATTCCGAGCATCTCCGCCATCTCCGCCCATGCGGAAGATGTCCAGACTGCGGCGTCCTGGCTTGCCGATACGCTCCGGCGCGGTGGACTCGAGAACGTAGAGATCATGCCTACGGGGGGCCATCCAGTGGTCTACGCCGACTATATCCATGCTCCAGGCAAGCCGACCGTGCTCGTCTACGGCCATTATGACGTACAGCCCGTCGATCCGCTGAACCTGTGGCAAACGCCTCCGTTCGAGCCTCAAATCCGCGAAGGCAAGCTGTACGCCCGCGGCGCGACCGATGACAAGGGGCAGGTATTCATCCACATCAAGGCGATCGAGGCGATCCTGCGCGAAGAAGGAACATTGCCGGTCAACCTCAAGCTATGCCTGGAAGGCGAAGAAGAGATCGGCAGCCCGCATTTGCCTGAGTTCCTGGAGACGCACAAGGACAAGCTCAGCTGCGATGCTGTGCTCGTCTCCGATACATCGCTGCTCGAGCCCGGACGCCCGGCGATCTGCACCGGCTTGCGCGGCCTCTGCTCGATGGAGGTATCCGTCCAGACCGCCAATACGGACCTCCACTCCGGCACGTACGGCGGAGCGGTTCCCAACGCCCTGCACGCGCTCGTCGAGCTGCTTGCTTCCTTGCATGATGCCGATGGCCGCGTAGCGGTCGACGGCTTTTACGAAGGCGTCCCGGAGCTGTCGCCCCTGATGCGCGAAGAGTTCGCCAAGCAAGGAGTCGAAGAGGACAAGATCCGCGACAGCCTCGGTCTGGATGCTCTCTATGGCGAAAAGGGCTACACCTTCGTCGAGCGCGTCGGCGCCCGGCCGACACTGGAACTGAACGGCGTGTACGGAGGCTTCCAGGGCGAAGGCACGAAGACGGTCATCCCGAAAGAAGCGCATGCCAAAATCACTTGCCGCCTGGTCGGGGAACAGGACCCGCAGAAAACGCTCGATCGCATCGAAAAGCATCTGCGCGATCGCGTCCAGTCCGGCGCGCGTCTCAACGTCAAGCAGATCGAGCAGGCCTTTGCGTTCAACATCGATCCGTCCCATCCGATCCTGCAGAAGGCGGCGGATGCTTATGGCCGCGTTTACGGAACCCGCGCCTTGTTCACCAAAGACGGCGGCTCGATTCCGATTATGGCCGCCTTCTCCCGCATGCTGGACGCTCCGGTCGTGCTCATGGGCTTCGGCCTTGACGATGAGAACCTTCATGCCCCGAACGAGCATTTCAATCTCGACAATTTCGACAAAGGGCTGCTCACGGTCGTGGAATTCCTGAAGTCGTTGTAG
- a CDS encoding MFS transporter, with translation MSMPATSLAPAASRPFRALLLQRPFLLLLSVRMVSRFGDSIDSIAYSWMVYQLTGSKLLMGSLFALNFVPGILFSLFIGVLVDRIPKKTILVASYAARGVSVAATAALLGLGHLEPWHLFVFTFLNSTLECFATPAETSLVPRLLPKPLLLSGNSLSASLSRSAELAGLAAAGGIIAWAGLEGAILVDASTFLLSALLLFFLAVPPQHDGEEPPPSLASPAANKTAYWQDFKLGFSFVRSHSLLILTLLTGALLNVGLIPHNVMAPVYVNEVLHAGPSVLSLLGICLLTGMILSGLAIGAWGSRFRKSSLIVFGCFLLGASQGLYYVPAAIEWQPAAIVAALAFSSGAAIPFINTPLSTYMMEVTPPGMLGRVSSLSSMISSALLPIGSVAVGAAGSFVSVEALYLGAGVLMALPGFFLLTRKNFMKI, from the coding sequence ATGAGCATGCCCGCCACCAGCCTTGCCCCTGCCGCAAGCCGACCGTTCCGAGCCTTGCTGCTTCAGCGACCGTTCCTGCTGCTGCTGTCTGTTCGAATGGTTTCGAGGTTCGGCGATTCGATCGATTCGATCGCCTACAGCTGGATGGTCTACCAGCTGACAGGCTCCAAGCTGCTGATGGGAAGCCTTTTTGCCCTGAATTTCGTACCGGGCATCCTGTTCAGCCTCTTCATCGGCGTGCTGGTCGACCGCATTCCGAAGAAGACCATCCTCGTCGCTTCTTATGCCGCGCGCGGAGTCAGCGTAGCCGCAACGGCCGCTCTGCTCGGACTCGGTCATCTGGAGCCGTGGCATCTGTTCGTCTTTACTTTCCTGAATTCCACGCTTGAATGCTTCGCCACGCCGGCCGAAACGTCACTCGTGCCCCGTCTGCTGCCGAAACCGCTGCTGCTGAGCGGAAACTCTCTGAGCGCTTCCCTCTCTCGCAGCGCGGAGCTGGCCGGACTGGCCGCTGCGGGGGGAATCATCGCTTGGGCAGGACTCGAAGGAGCCATCCTCGTCGATGCCTCGACCTTCCTGCTCTCCGCCCTCCTCCTTTTCTTCCTTGCGGTGCCGCCCCAGCACGATGGAGAAGAGCCGCCCCCTTCCCTAGCATCCCCAGCTGCGAACAAGACGGCTTACTGGCAAGACTTCAAGCTCGGCTTCTCCTTCGTCCGATCCCACTCGCTGCTTATCCTCACCTTGCTGACCGGGGCGCTGCTCAACGTCGGCCTCATCCCTCATAACGTGATGGCGCCCGTCTATGTGAACGAGGTTCTGCACGCCGGTCCTTCCGTCCTCAGCCTGCTCGGCATCTGCCTGCTGACCGGCATGATTCTAAGCGGTCTGGCCATCGGCGCCTGGGGGAGCCGCTTCCGCAAAAGCTCGCTGATCGTCTTCGGCTGCTTCCTGCTGGGAGCCAGCCAGGGGCTGTACTATGTGCCTGCTGCAATCGAATGGCAGCCGGCCGCTATTGTCGCCGCGCTTGCTTTCAGCAGCGGAGCCGCCATTCCTTTCATCAACACGCCGCTCTCGACGTACATGATGGAGGTGACGCCACCTGGCATGCTCGGCCGCGTCAGCTCGCTCTCCTCCATGATCTCCTCGGCGCTGCTGCCGATCGGCTCGGTCGCGGTAGGAGCGGCGGGCAGCTTCGTATCGGTCGAGGCGCTGTATCTAGGCGCCGGCGTGCTGATGGCACTGCCGGGATTCTTTCTGCTGACCCGCAAGAACTTCATGAAAATATAG
- a CDS encoding winged helix-turn-helix domain-containing protein: MAAIETKVLKTIEEIRIFSDPYRMKILNQFYKATEPSTIKEIADQLGEVPAKVYYHARKLESIGLIELMETRLINGITAKYYKAFEGSVQVRRDDVDESIKTVFASEAQKLVSRMFDASKQRYLDSQHAGKKRTGTVTNSDLYLTQEEADALLKQLDDFVRQHGKPASPGQEAHHFFFSLSRNEE; encoded by the coding sequence GTGGCCGCCATCGAAACGAAAGTGCTCAAGACGATCGAAGAGATCCGCATCTTCTCCGATCCGTACCGCATGAAGATCCTCAACCAGTTCTACAAGGCTACGGAGCCTTCGACGATCAAGGAAATCGCCGACCAGCTCGGCGAGGTGCCGGCCAAGGTGTATTATCATGCGCGGAAGCTGGAGAGCATCGGCCTCATCGAGCTGATGGAGACGCGTCTCATCAACGGCATCACCGCGAAATATTACAAAGCGTTCGAGGGGAGCGTCCAGGTGAGGCGGGACGATGTCGACGAGTCGATCAAGACCGTGTTCGCTTCGGAGGCTCAGAAGCTTGTCTCGCGCATGTTCGACGCCAGCAAGCAGCGGTATCTGGATAGTCAGCATGCGGGCAAAAAGCGGACCGGCACGGTGACGAACAGCGACCTTTATCTGACCCAGGAAGAGGCCGATGCCCTCCTGAAGCAGCTCGATGACTTCGTTCGTCAGCACGGCAAGCCGGCCTCCCCCGGACAGGAAGCGCATCATTTCTTCTTTTCTCTTTCCCGCAACGAGGAATAA
- a CDS encoding methyltransferase domain-containing protein: MRIDLGCGEAKHPGCRGIDRLELPDVDLVHDFDAPLPFQDNSVEFAMLSDSLQYSSNPSRLMEELYRVCRHGAVICVSAPYAHASAHLANPSYRSLLSEQSPRYWTSHPACYVDREEYRFCAERSWSLDAGGGLDLRLVRLEFFYFPQYEGMYEPHELSLLRQSQMNVAHHFMMHLIVVKQEVSEDEMQWLAVQPMEEPSYVEELRFPIRGGSDEPFLYPGPMEPMMAAAAAAANEAEAELDPDEGAAEGAIADDVRSEIDAEAAGGESEAWSEPRRDEAAAPAATRPSRAGAPSRSSQRKGKRAGSKPAPPKRKRLSSKRV, translated from the coding sequence GTGAGGATCGATCTGGGCTGCGGCGAGGCCAAGCACCCGGGCTGCCGGGGAATCGACAGGCTGGAGCTGCCGGACGTCGATCTCGTGCACGACTTCGACGCTCCGCTGCCCTTCCAAGACAATTCCGTCGAATTCGCGATGCTGTCGGACAGCCTGCAATATTCGTCAAATCCGTCGCGGCTGATGGAAGAGCTGTACCGCGTCTGCCGCCACGGAGCTGTCATCTGCGTGTCGGCTCCCTACGCGCACGCCTCGGCGCATCTGGCCAACCCGTCCTATCGCTCGCTGCTGAGCGAGCAGTCCCCCCGCTACTGGACGTCCCATCCGGCCTGTTACGTAGACCGCGAAGAATACCGCTTCTGCGCGGAGCGGAGCTGGTCGCTGGATGCCGGGGGCGGTCTCGACCTGCGGCTCGTGCGGCTGGAGTTCTTCTACTTCCCGCAGTATGAAGGCATGTATGAGCCGCATGAGCTGTCGCTGCTGCGGCAAAGCCAGATGAACGTCGCCCATCACTTCATGATGCACCTGATCGTCGTCAAGCAGGAAGTATCCGAGGACGAAATGCAGTGGCTCGCCGTTCAGCCGATGGAGGAGCCCTCCTACGTCGAGGAGCTTCGGTTCCCGATTCGCGGAGGGAGCGATGAGCCGTTCCTGTATCCGGGTCCCATGGAGCCGATGATGGCGGCTGCCGCAGCCGCAGCGAACGAGGCGGAAGCGGAACTGGACCCGGATGAGGGAGCTGCGGAAGGCGCGATCGCCGACGACGTCCGCTCGGAAATCGACGCCGAGGCCGCCGGCGGGGAAAGCGAGGCTTGGAGCGAGCCGCGACGCGACGAAGCGGCCGCACCGGCCGCGACGCGCCCCTCGCGGGCGGGAGCCCCGTCCCGCTCGAGCCAGCGGAAAGGGAAGCGGGCCGGAAGCAAGCCGGCGCCCCCCAAGCGCAAGCGCCTTTCCTCCAAGCGAGTCTAA